A part of Thermocrinis albus DSM 14484 genomic DNA contains:
- a CDS encoding putative bifunctional diguanylate cyclase/phosphodiesterase, whose protein sequence is MSLKVFIIVTALTVSVLSSLLSAVSVYRILLQQSEDFAIEASQQLAHQTFQSMYQIMRRGWTRAELLDFTSALEKESGALSISVHRGRKVTDLFGPLPEKKHPEVEWALSEGKDVTLRKGSSIVYVKVLKARRECLACHANATEGDVLGAVRVEQNLSSELGKARKVAALFSFGVALLPLSGAIFVILFLSSKLNRAVLQLERNIGEVNKISDLSKVDFSTVKTGFQELDKISRQVEILVEKLKKTAVDKEVLEFEMMLLEKFIITSEVLTDWQEFIVESLKEVSRIIKFAYFFTVFMSEENSFEAFVFWNCHDTETVRTRVEEDIRYGLEKVGLLSTDSHLVYHHRSINGRLGIVELDQVEVLAKKLVLERPIVGGAVGIGVYMMESKDLSKRIAVESLLSTLLNVIGSVKAIHRFTKEIEYYATRDPLTELYNQRVFWELLSYEVDRARRHQYKFALLVVDVDNFKVINDSYGHTFGDMFLRHVAALLLSSLRREDIVARYGGDEFVAILPYTDETGAYTAALRILDAFEREGMTAPDGRTVRATASIGVAVFPDHGEDPRHLFSVADEMMYKVKRSGKHGVRIPSVEDLDEIAHELARKNVMVMSAVEEGRVIPYFQPIADCSTLKVVAYEVLARIEEKDGSVIPAGKFIDIAESLSLVFKLDLMVFEKACRVLFDKFKNDDIKLFFNISPKALVLSNYLSDMKRILREIGLDPARIVFEITERETVRNLELLKKFVAELKMEGFQFAIDDFGSGFSSFAYVKHFPIDYIKVEGEFVRELKRSRVDYALVNSAVTLARILNIKTIAEFVESSETLDVLRAIGVDMAQGFYIGKPLRPEDII, encoded by the coding sequence ATGAGTCTCAAGGTCTTTATCATAGTCACAGCCCTTACAGTGTCTGTCCTTTCCTCTCTTCTGTCTGCTGTGTCAGTCTACAGGATCCTCCTTCAACAATCTGAAGACTTCGCCATAGAAGCCTCCCAACAGTTGGCTCATCAGACCTTCCAATCTATGTATCAGATAATGCGAAGAGGCTGGACTAGAGCGGAACTTCTGGATTTTACCTCCGCCCTGGAGAAAGAATCCGGTGCTTTGAGTATAAGCGTGCATAGAGGAAGAAAGGTAACTGATCTGTTCGGTCCTCTCCCAGAAAAGAAACACCCCGAAGTAGAGTGGGCACTCTCCGAAGGGAAGGATGTTACTTTGAGGAAAGGCTCCAGTATAGTCTATGTCAAAGTCTTAAAGGCGCGGAGAGAGTGTTTAGCTTGCCATGCTAATGCAACGGAAGGCGATGTGCTTGGTGCCGTTAGAGTGGAGCAAAACTTATCTTCAGAACTTGGGAAAGCGAGAAAGGTGGCTGCATTGTTTTCCTTTGGCGTTGCGTTGCTTCCCCTGAGTGGAGCCATCTTTGTCATACTCTTCCTTTCCAGTAAGCTGAACAGGGCTGTTCTCCAGCTGGAAAGAAATATCGGTGAGGTTAACAAAATATCGGATCTTTCAAAAGTGGACTTTAGTACTGTTAAAACAGGGTTTCAAGAGTTGGATAAGATATCTAGGCAGGTAGAGATACTGGTGGAGAAGCTCAAGAAAACAGCAGTAGACAAAGAAGTACTGGAATTTGAAATGATGCTTTTAGAAAAGTTCATAATAACCTCAGAAGTACTTACAGACTGGCAGGAGTTTATTGTAGAATCTCTTAAAGAAGTCTCTCGTATAATAAAGTTCGCTTACTTCTTTACGGTTTTCATGAGCGAAGAAAATAGTTTTGAAGCCTTTGTCTTTTGGAACTGCCACGATACCGAAACTGTGAGGACAAGAGTTGAGGAGGATATAAGATATGGTCTAGAAAAGGTAGGTCTACTTTCCACCGACAGCCATCTGGTGTACCACCATAGAAGCATTAATGGCAGACTCGGCATCGTTGAGCTTGATCAAGTGGAGGTCCTTGCAAAAAAATTGGTGTTGGAAAGACCCATAGTGGGTGGTGCAGTGGGTATTGGCGTTTATATGATGGAGTCTAAAGATCTTAGCAAAAGAATAGCGGTGGAGAGTTTGCTGTCCACCCTTCTCAACGTCATAGGCTCCGTCAAGGCTATCCATCGTTTTACAAAGGAGATAGAGTACTATGCCACAAGGGACCCATTGACAGAGCTGTACAATCAACGCGTTTTTTGGGAACTTCTGTCCTACGAAGTGGATAGAGCAAGAAGACACCAGTACAAGTTCGCCTTACTGGTGGTGGATGTTGACAACTTTAAGGTTATCAACGATTCGTACGGGCATACCTTCGGAGATATGTTCCTGAGACATGTGGCTGCCTTACTTCTCTCTTCATTGAGGAGAGAAGATATAGTAGCCAGGTACGGCGGAGATGAGTTTGTGGCTATATTGCCCTACACAGATGAGACAGGTGCTTACACCGCTGCACTGAGGATACTGGATGCTTTTGAAAGGGAGGGCATGACGGCACCGGATGGGAGGACAGTGAGAGCAACAGCGTCCATAGGTGTAGCTGTGTTTCCGGACCACGGAGAAGATCCGAGACATCTCTTTTCTGTGGCCGATGAAATGATGTACAAGGTCAAAAGATCTGGTAAACACGGCGTGAGGATACCTTCTGTGGAGGACCTTGACGAGATAGCACACGAGTTAGCCAGAAAGAACGTTATGGTTATGTCTGCTGTGGAAGAGGGACGTGTCATTCCATACTTTCAACCTATAGCGGACTGTTCCACTCTTAAGGTGGTAGCCTACGAAGTACTGGCCAGAATAGAGGAAAAGGATGGTTCTGTGATACCAGCTGGGAAATTTATAGACATAGCTGAAAGTCTTAGTCTCGTTTTTAAACTAGATCTTATGGTGTTTGAGAAAGCTTGCCGTGTACTATTTGATAAGTTTAAAAACGATGACATTAAGCTGTTCTTTAATATATCTCCAAAGGCGTTGGTTCTCTCCAACTATCTTTCTGATATGAAGAGAATCCTCCGCGAGATAGGGTTAGATCCTGCCAGGATAGTTTTTGAAATAACGGAACGTGAAACAGTAAGGAATCTTGAGCTTTTGAAAAAGTTTGTGGCTGAGCTTAAAATGGAAGGTTTTCAGTTTGCTATAGATGACTTTGGCTCAGGTTTTTCTTCCTTCGCTTATGTAAAGCATTTTCCCATAGATTACATAAAGGTAGAAGGTGAGTTTGTACGGGAGTTGAAAAGATCACGTGTGGATTATGCCCTTGTGAACAGTGCTGTAACTTTGGCACGTATACTTAATATCAAAACTATTGCTGAGTTTGTTGAGAGTAGCGAAACACTAGATGTGTTAAGAGCTATAGGTGTAGATATGGCCCAAGGGTTTTACATAGGAAAGCCTCTTCGTCCGGAAGATATTATTTAG
- a CDS encoding dienelactone hydrolase family protein, which yields MKTLAVFTILILGIAWGDEFLQELAKRLDERGSKAWWWDEEWWRDGYIPSVPNHQVEVSSVTLRSGDVELPVLVFRPKGGDRYPGVLFLHGRRGLDDLTQLHAKRLAARGFVVVAPDLYTPRLIEQFPSRHDPVTEEDAEKALDYLISRDDVYPKKVCVYGISRGGFYALRLLVHKGRQNRDIACFVGYYPHLQDPNRPEPMHVYAYHEDVEKITVPVLFFVGSEEQYHRLRTILVAVDELRNKGKDARVVIYPGVGRGFDFRNGERRKFADDLAAKDALIRSYLFIRKHLGVR from the coding sequence ATGAAAACTCTGGCTGTTTTTACGATCTTGATACTTGGAATTGCCTGGGGCGATGAGTTTTTGCAAGAGCTTGCGAAGAGACTCGATGAGAGGGGAAGTAAAGCCTGGTGGTGGGATGAGGAATGGTGGAGGGATGGTTACATACCCTCTGTCCCAAATCATCAGGTAGAGGTCAGTAGTGTCACACTGCGTAGCGGTGATGTGGAGTTGCCCGTATTGGTATTCAGACCTAAGGGAGGTGACAGGTATCCGGGAGTCCTTTTTCTGCATGGGAGGAGAGGTTTAGATGATCTAACTCAGTTGCATGCGAAAAGATTGGCAGCGCGGGGTTTCGTAGTGGTAGCACCTGATCTTTATACCCCAAGGCTTATAGAGCAGTTTCCTTCTCGCCATGATCCCGTAACAGAAGAGGATGCGGAGAAAGCGTTAGATTATTTGATATCCAGAGACGATGTGTATCCCAAGAAGGTGTGCGTGTACGGAATATCAAGGGGTGGTTTTTATGCACTGAGACTGTTGGTGCATAAAGGAAGACAGAACAGAGATATAGCGTGTTTTGTAGGTTACTATCCACATCTGCAGGATCCCAACAGACCTGAACCTATGCACGTGTATGCCTACCATGAGGATGTGGAGAAGATAACAGTACCTGTTCTCTTCTTTGTAGGGTCAGAAGAACAGTACCATAGGTTGAGGACCATACTGGTGGCGGTTGATGAACTGAGAAACAAGGGAAAGGATGCACGGGTAGTTATATACCCTGGTGTGGGAAGAGGGTTCGACTTTCGGAACGGTGAACGCAGGAAGTTTGCCGATGACCTGGCCGCTAAGGACGCCCTTATAAGATCTTACCTCTTTATAAGGAAGCACTTAGGTGTGCGGTGA